In one Alphaproteobacteria bacterium SS10 genomic region, the following are encoded:
- a CDS encoding mannitol dehydrogenase family protein: protein MGNTVKVNTANLADLPARIARPTFDRAQLKTGIVHISLGAFHRAHQAVYTDDLLAKDPSALASWGLCSVGALPHDQKLCDQLSRQNNLYTVVTRDSDGMKARVIGSLSDVLFAPADRGAVLAQMAKKTTKIVSLTVTERGYGHDPATGTLDKGRSDVAADLMMPKNPKTALGMVVEALNQRREMGIAPFTVMSCDNLQKNGSLTRALTLEIAEQRDPRLAEWISEHGAFPNSMVDRITPATSPNDVTEIRDHFGIDDAAPVVCEPFRQWILEDEFTMGRPAWDEVGAQFVSDVYPYELTKLRLLNVAHSAFCYLGVLAGYDFVHEAITDPGIQRFVRRLMDEEITPTLPDAPGIDLPSYKDMLIERFANPAIRDGLPRICMDGSQKIGNQMMPIVRDRLAAGGSVDLLGLAVASFIRCSRGTDEKGATIEVKDPLADKIKQAAKAGGDDPTPFLAIPEIFGSDLPQAEPFTKAVDYWLKRLHNNGAKAAVGEL from the coding sequence ATGGGCAATACCGTCAAAGTTAACACCGCGAATCTGGCTGATTTGCCAGCACGCATTGCGCGGCCGACATTTGATCGCGCGCAGCTTAAGACCGGCATCGTTCACATCAGCCTGGGCGCTTTCCACCGCGCGCACCAAGCCGTCTACACCGACGACCTCCTCGCCAAGGATCCATCGGCCCTTGCCAGCTGGGGCCTGTGCAGCGTTGGCGCCCTACCCCACGACCAAAAGCTTTGCGATCAACTAAGCCGCCAGAACAACCTCTATACCGTGGTGACCCGCGACAGTGACGGCATGAAAGCCCGGGTCATTGGCTCCCTATCCGATGTCCTGTTTGCGCCCGCCGATCGCGGCGCGGTCCTCGCCCAGATGGCGAAGAAGACGACCAAGATCGTCTCCCTCACCGTGACCGAACGCGGCTATGGCCATGACCCGGCCACGGGTACCCTGGATAAGGGCCGCAGCGACGTTGCCGCCGACCTTATGATGCCAAAGAATCCCAAGACCGCCCTCGGCATGGTGGTTGAGGCGCTGAACCAGCGCCGGGAAATGGGCATCGCCCCCTTCACGGTCATGTCCTGCGACAACCTGCAGAAGAATGGCAGCCTGACCCGCGCCCTAACCCTTGAGATCGCAGAGCAGCGGGACCCGCGCCTGGCTGAATGGATCAGCGAGCATGGCGCCTTCCCGAACAGCATGGTCGACCGCATCACCCCGGCAACCAGCCCAAATGATGTGACCGAGATCCGCGATCACTTCGGTATCGATGATGCCGCCCCGGTGGTTTGCGAACCCTTCCGGCAATGGATCTTAGAAGATGAATTCACCATGGGCCGTCCCGCCTGGGATGAGGTTGGCGCCCAGTTTGTCAGCGACGTCTACCCCTATGAACTGACCAAGCTTCGCCTGCTCAACGTCGCACATTCGGCGTTTTGCTATCTGGGCGTACTGGCGGGTTATGACTTCGTTCATGAGGCGATCACCGATCCGGGCATCCAACGCTTCGTCCGCCGCCTGATGGATGAAGAGATTACCCCAACCCTGCCCGATGCCCCTGGCATTGATCTGCCAAGCTACAAGGACATGCTGATTGAGCGTTTCGCCAATCCCGCAATCCGCGATGGCCTGCCCCGCATCTGCATGGACGGCTCTCAGAAGATCGGCAACCAGATGATGCCGATTGTCCGTGATCGCCTGGCCGCTGGCGGCTCCGTCGACCTGCTGGGCCTGGCCGTTGCCAGCTTTATCCGCTGCTCACGCGGCACGGATGAGAAAGGGGCGACGATTGAGGTGAAAGACCCCCTCGCTGACAAGATCAAGCAAGCGGCCAAAGCCGGCGGCGATGACCCGACCCCATTCCTGGCGATTCCAGAGATCTTTGGCAGCGACCTGCCCCAGGCTGAGCCTTTCACCAAGGCTGTGGATTACTGGCTCAAACGCTTGCACAATAACGGCGCGAAAGCGGCCGTTGGCGAGTTGTGA
- the purH gene encoding bifunctional phosphoribosylaminoimidazolecarboxamide formyltransferase/IMP cyclohydrolase, translating to MRIKRALISVSDKRDIVPMAQKLSDLGVELLSTGGTHKALTAAGLTVREVSEHTGFPEMMGGRLKTLHPVVHGGLLGLRDNPEHLASMEAHAIAPIDLLIANLYPFEETVAKGGDDLACVENIDIGGPAMIRAAAKNHSHVAVLTDPEDYEAFLGELDANDGQVSFSLRRRLAGLAYARTASYDAAISGWFASRGFLGEEEKVTPPRISVAGKRAAILRYGENPHQSAALYLDGSNRPGVATATQLQGKELSYNNLNDTDAAFELVSEFTEPTIAIIKHANPCGVASAADLNAAYDLALRCDPVSAFGGIIAANQVIDGAVATEIAKLFAEVVIAPSISDEAKAIFATKKNLRVLETGAMADAEAPGLKVKTIAGGFLLQDRDNACITEADLKVVTKREPTAAELADMLIAFRIVKHVKSNGIVYVKDGATAGIGAGQMSRVDSARIAAWKAKEAAEKAGLGEALTVGSAVASDAFFPFADGLITAAEAGATAVIQPGGSVRDDEVIAAADEAGLAMVMTGRRHFNH from the coding sequence GTGCGTATCAAGCGCGCCCTGATTTCCGTCTCCGACAAACGGGACATTGTTCCCATGGCCCAAAAGCTCAGTGATCTGGGCGTTGAGCTGCTGTCCACCGGTGGCACCCATAAGGCGCTCACCGCCGCTGGCCTGACCGTCCGTGAGGTGTCAGAGCATACTGGCTTTCCTGAGATGATGGGCGGCCGGCTTAAGACCCTGCACCCAGTGGTTCATGGTGGCCTGCTTGGCCTGCGCGATAACCCTGAGCATTTGGCCTCCATGGAGGCGCATGCCATTGCACCGATCGACCTGCTGATTGCTAACCTCTACCCGTTTGAAGAGACGGTGGCGAAGGGTGGCGATGACCTGGCCTGCGTTGAAAACATCGATATTGGCGGCCCGGCGATGATCCGTGCGGCGGCCAAAAACCACTCCCATGTCGCGGTCCTGACCGACCCAGAAGACTACGAGGCGTTCCTGGGCGAGCTTGATGCCAATGATGGTCAGGTTAGCTTCAGCCTTCGCCGTCGCCTGGCCGGCCTCGCCTATGCCCGCACGGCCAGCTATGACGCGGCAATCTCTGGTTGGTTCGCCAGCCGTGGGTTCCTCGGTGAAGAGGAGAAGGTGACCCCACCACGGATCAGTGTTGCCGGTAAGCGTGCGGCGATCCTGCGTTATGGTGAGAACCCGCACCAATCGGCCGCCCTCTATCTCGACGGCAGCAACCGCCCCGGCGTTGCCACCGCAACCCAGCTGCAGGGCAAGGAACTCTCCTACAACAACCTCAACGATACCGATGCAGCGTTTGAGTTGGTGTCAGAGTTCACCGAGCCGACCATCGCGATCATTAAGCACGCGAACCCATGCGGTGTCGCGAGTGCTGCTGATCTGAACGCGGCCTATGATCTAGCGCTCCGCTGCGACCCGGTCAGTGCCTTTGGTGGCATCATTGCCGCCAACCAGGTGATCGACGGCGCCGTCGCAACTGAGATTGCCAAGCTGTTTGCCGAGGTGGTGATCGCCCCATCGATCAGCGATGAAGCAAAGGCGATCTTTGCCACTAAAAAGAACCTCCGCGTGCTTGAGACCGGTGCCATGGCCGATGCCGAAGCACCTGGCCTTAAGGTTAAGACCATTGCTGGTGGCTTCCTGCTGCAGGACCGTGACAATGCCTGCATCACCGAGGCTGACCTGAAAGTCGTGACGAAGCGTGAACCGACCGCCGCCGAACTGGCCGACATGCTGATCGCCTTCCGGATCGTGAAGCATGTGAAGTCAAACGGCATTGTCTATGTGAAGGATGGCGCCACCGCCGGTATCGGTGCGGGGCAGATGAGCCGTGTCGACAGTGCGCGCATTGCCGCTTGGAAGGCGAAGGAAGCCGCTGAGAAAGCTGGGCTTGGTGAGGCGCTGACCGTTGGGTCTGCTGTTGCCTCAGATGCGTTCTTCCCATTTGCCGATGGGCTAATCACCGCCGCTGAGGCTGGTGCAACCGCCGTTATTCAACCGGGTGGTTCGGTTCGCGATGATGAGGTTATCGCCGCCGCTGACGAGGCCGGCCTCGCCATGGTCATGACCGGCCGGCGTCACTTCAATCACTAG
- a CDS encoding HAD family phosphatase, with translation MPLDQAPPGPAAAQPEGAKFDALVFDCDGVFAKNSEDIAFEVVAKQVNDYLSRRRKPEYEQAELVRXLAGKHFKDIQEWVAEGRGVTIPDSMEHDITVETATRLRTETQTDPGLHRLIDAFERDGAEIGMNSSSPHLRLAAPIHAARLTKKMSKEQGNVISAPEDTGKAKPKPDGYLLAADRLGADPEKSICIEDSDSGVKSGVAAGYMVIGYMGATHIKPEDYDSHKARLIENGATIVVDTMDEIIEMKPYLEQKLAEKLAARAEAAPQDPTPRGLPEPPPAARLAT, from the coding sequence ATGCCTTTGGACCAAGCCCCGCCTGGACCCGCCGCCGCACAACCTGAAGGTGCGAAGTTTGATGCGCTGGTCTTCGACTGTGACGGGGTGTTCGCCAAGAACTCAGAAGACATTGCTTTCGAAGTCGTTGCCAAGCAGGTGAATGATTACCTGAGCCGCCGTCGCAAACCAGAGTATGAGCAGGCAGAGCTCGTTCGGGNGCTGGCCGGCAAGCATTTTAAGGACATCCAAGAGTGGGTTGCGGAAGGTAGGGGCGTGACCATCCCGGATTCAATGGAACACGATATTACTGTTGAAACGGCAACGCGGCTGCGAACTGAAACGCAAACTGACCCCGGTCTACACCGCCTGATTGATGCCTTCGAGCGCGATGGTGCTGAAATCGGCATGAACTCATCGAGCCCTCACCTTCGCCTAGCAGCCCCCATTCACGCTGCCCGCCTCACCAAGAAAATGAGCAAAGAGCAGGGTAATGTTATCAGCGCGCCGGAAGATACGGGCAAGGCGAAGCCTAAGCCTGATGGCTACCTTCTAGCCGCTGACCGCCTTGGTGCGGACCCCGAGAAAAGCATTTGTATCGAAGACAGTGACTCCGGGGTGAAGTCTGGCGTTGCCGCTGGCTACATGGTGATTGGCTATATGGGTGCGACCCATATCAAGCCAGAAGACTACGACTCCCACAAAGCAAGGCTCATTGAAAACGGTGCCACGATCGTTGTGGACACAATGGATGAGATTATCGAGATGAAGCCGTATCTCGAGCAGAAGCTGGCTGAGAAACTCGCCGCCCGTGCCGAGGCTGCACCTCAAGACCCGACACCACGGGGCTTGCCCGAACCGCCTCCAGCCGCCAGACTAGCGACCTAA
- a CDS encoding mannitol dehydrogenase family protein: MSTPNARPLSQDMVDNPPENVAIVEKPPENGKIGIVHLGLGNFARAHWASIIDDMPADQKGDWGISGVSMRSARIRDQLEPQDNLYTLTERRPEGDKTRIISAVKETLVGPEDPQRLIARIAHPDTKVVSMTITQGGYKRDDDDNLDPQAYAIDKDYLVDGEAPRVADEIAGTTPPVSMPAVLTEALKQRKEAGLPPITVACLDNIPDNGAVTKKVLQQFAEAKYGKELADYIGYNIVFPNSMVDRITPAASAEDAQSLVDKHGISDASPVFTEPYRQLIIEDNFAEGTKPPIGDVQGVKLTEDVRPFEAAKIRMLNGAHMMMGALGRVAGFKTVDEVMADPDMGAFTKRFLSEVAATIDPIPGTDMQVYADDLVERFDNPQLKDSVDRLANDTSKKLKPRLMDAIHASIHKGTPNQALGVALAGWQRFIGGVSQNTPTPESSDKPTGVTDTGRVYVISDPRAKELQDLAREEGPNVNRVHEAMGFGLSMYGKNGQDLRRRVQSSLETMLKGDAMSAIRAVTMRLDELPKPVVPKDDGASGGPKPPGPEDRSGPKLS; the protein is encoded by the coding sequence ATGTCTACGCCTAACGCCCGCCCACTGTCCCAAGACATGGTGGACAACCCGCCAGAGAACGTGGCCATCGTTGAGAAGCCACCAGAGAATGGCAAGATCGGCATCGTCCACCTTGGTCTCGGCAACTTCGCCCGTGCGCATTGGGCTAGCATCATTGATGACATGCCAGCCGATCAAAAGGGTGATTGGGGCATCAGCGGCGTTTCCATGCGCTCCGCGCGCATCCGGGACCAGCTTGAGCCGCAGGACAATCTGTACACCCTGACCGAGCGTCGGCCAGAAGGCGACAAGACCCGCATTATTTCAGCGGTCAAAGAGACCCTCGTCGGTCCGGAAGATCCTCAGCGACTGATCGCTCGCATTGCCCATCCCGACACTAAGGTTGTGTCGATGACCATCACCCAGGGCGGGTATAAGCGCGATGATGACGACAACCTAGATCCGCAGGCCTATGCGATCGACAAGGACTATCTCGTCGATGGTGAAGCACCGCGGGTGGCCGATGAGATTGCTGGCACAACCCCACCTGTTTCCATGCCTGCCGTGCTGACCGAAGCATTGAAGCAGCGCAAGGAAGCTGGCCTGCCGCCGATCACCGTGGCCTGCTTGGATAACATTCCAGACAATGGCGCTGTGACCAAGAAAGTGCTGCAGCAGTTTGCCGAAGCCAAATACGGCAAAGAGCTTGCCGACTACATTGGCTACAACATCGTGTTCCCAAACTCGATGGTGGACAGAATCACCCCGGCCGCTAGCGCGGAAGATGCCCAAAGCTTGGTGGACAAGCATGGCATCAGCGATGCCTCGCCAGTGTTCACAGAGCCATACCGTCAGCTGATCATTGAAGATAACTTTGCCGAGGGCACCAAGCCGCCGATTGGCGATGTCCAAGGCGTGAAGCTAACCGAGGATGTGCGCCCGTTTGAGGCAGCCAAAATCCGAATGCTGAATGGCGCCCATATGATGATGGGTGCGCTGGGCCGGGTCGCCGGTTTCAAAACCGTTGATGAGGTGATGGCCGACCCTGACATGGGTGCGTTCACCAAACGCTTCCTTTCAGAAGTCGCAGCAACCATTGATCCGATCCCTGGCACCGACATGCAAGTCTATGCAGACGATCTGGTAGAGCGTTTTGACAACCCACAGCTGAAAGACAGCGTAGACCGGTTGGCTAATGATACATCCAAGAAACTCAAGCCACGCTTGATGGATGCGATCCATGCCTCAATCCACAAAGGAACGCCTAATCAAGCACTTGGCGTTGCTCTGGCTGGTTGGCAGCGTTTCATTGGTGGTGTCAGCCAAAACACCCCAACACCCGAAAGCTCGGACAAACCGACAGGCGTTACAGACACGGGACGTGTGTATGTGATCAGTGACCCTCGTGCTAAAGAACTGCAAGATTTGGCACGGGAAGAAGGTCCTAATGTTAATCGCGTTCATGAGGCAATGGGGTTTGGCCTGTCAATGTACGGCAAGAACGGCCAAGACCTTCGCCGACGCGTGCAAAGCTCGCTGGAAACCATGCTGAAAGGCGACGCCATGTCCGCTATTCGCGCGGTGACCATGCGCCTTGATGAACTGCCAAAACCGGTAGTTCCGAAAGACGATGGCGCCAGTGGTGGGCCGAAGCCACCGGGTCCGGAAGACCGCTCTGGTCCTAAGCTTAGCTAA